One genomic region from Microscilla marina ATCC 23134 encodes:
- a CDS encoding sulfite exporter TauE/SafE family protein: MLLYTAFILGLLGSFHCVGMCGPIAFALPISKRNNAELIKSRVLYNLGRILTYTLLGAIVGVLGRGVVLSGAQQWLSIGVGVLLLLFFILPNRLTRRLDMLRPVQKLVFRVKQNLGHLFKQKTAKSYVLIGTLNGFLPCGLVYLAMAGAIATGSVTQAMAYMALFGAGTFPVMLTVALAGNFIKPQLKTRMYKLVPVFTITLAVLLIVRGLNLGIPYLSPKIVKHHHHTSIECCEVPDTGKQQP, translated from the coding sequence ATGTTATTATACACTGCATTTATATTGGGTTTATTGGGTAGTTTCCACTGTGTGGGCATGTGTGGTCCTATTGCCTTTGCATTACCCATTAGCAAGCGTAACAATGCCGAGCTGATCAAAAGCAGGGTGTTGTATAACCTGGGGCGAATACTCACCTATACTTTGTTGGGGGCTATTGTAGGGGTATTGGGGCGAGGAGTGGTATTGTCTGGTGCCCAGCAGTGGTTATCTATTGGTGTTGGGGTACTCTTATTACTATTCTTTATTTTACCCAACCGCCTTACACGTCGCCTTGACATGTTGCGCCCCGTGCAAAAGCTGGTATTTAGGGTAAAACAAAACCTGGGGCACTTGTTTAAGCAAAAAACAGCCAAGTCTTATGTATTGATTGGCACCTTGAACGGTTTTTTGCCTTGTGGACTGGTATACTTAGCAATGGCGGGGGCAATAGCTACAGGAAGCGTAACCCAGGCAATGGCTTATATGGCACTGTTTGGTGCAGGAACTTTTCCGGTAATGCTCACGGTGGCACTGGCAGGCAATTTTATCAAACCTCAGCTCAAAACCCGCATGTACAAGCTAGTGCCTGTATTTACCATTACCCTGGCGGTATTGCTTATTGTAAGAGGGCTCAACCTGGGCATTCCTTACCTAAGCCCCAAGATTGTAAAGCATCATCACCACACTAGCATCGAGTGCTGCGAAGTGCCTGACACAGGTAAGCAACAACCATAA
- a CDS encoding FixH family protein produces MNWGHKITGVIIVFVGMIMFMVVKAMRQDNIHLVSKDYYKEEIEYQKEINKLKNVQNLKEGFAFQYISKHQTFKLKFPKNTTQGQVTFFRPANARKDFTVPVETGTDGIQLIPIANCKFDKGFWRVKINWQDAQKKYYVEKRIIIAKDGNVEIKG; encoded by the coding sequence ATGAATTGGGGACACAAAATCACTGGAGTAATTATAGTATTTGTGGGCATGATCATGTTTATGGTGGTCAAGGCAATGCGTCAGGATAACATTCACTTGGTGTCTAAAGATTATTATAAAGAGGAGATTGAGTACCAAAAGGAAATCAACAAACTAAAGAATGTTCAAAATTTAAAAGAAGGCTTTGCTTTTCAGTATATCAGCAAACATCAAACTTTTAAACTAAAATTTCCCAAAAATACTACCCAAGGGCAAGTCACGTTTTTCCGGCCAGCAAATGCTCGCAAAGACTTTACAGTGCCAGTAGAAACTGGTACCGATGGCATACAGCTTATTCCTATAGCTAATTGTAAGTTTGACAAAGGGTTTTGGCGCGTAAAAATTAACTGGCAAGATGCTCAAAAAAAATACTATGTAGAAAAGCGAATTATCATTGCCAAAGATGGTAACGTGGAAATTAAAGGTTAG
- the ccoG gene encoding cytochrome c oxidase accessory protein CcoG: MNSLEDIIDTEEYRDTIATVDDKGKRVWLYPKKPKGKYYNRRKLVSVVLLILFFGAPLIKIDGNPLFLFNVFERKFVLFGRLFLPADFHLFVLATITFFIFIILFTVAYGRVWCGWACPQTIFMEMVFRRIEYWIEGDANQQRKLNKRPWDKDKVIRKTSKQLIFFAISLLIAHAAMAYMVGIEQTIAIASKPPTENLAGFVGLMAFTGVFYGVFAKFREQACIAVCPYGRLQSVLLTKDSVGVAYDFERGEPRGKLKKKQSAANSNKPLNLDDLEKPQGDCVDCKLCVHVCPTGIDIRNGSQMECVNCTACIDACDAVMEKIEKPKGLIRYASHNNIENKTNWKLRNPRVLAYTAVLFILIGLQAFLLMERGKYEVTLLRAPGSLYSELPNGNITNVYNARIINKSNENASFTFKLKNSKGKIHFAGNTLKVAKSETAEGVFVLELPPGEVKSLKTEVEIEVWDSKQKIETIHTVFLGPGG, from the coding sequence ATGAATAGTTTAGAAGATATTATCGACACGGAAGAGTACCGTGACACTATTGCCACTGTAGACGACAAGGGCAAACGTGTATGGCTTTATCCTAAAAAGCCTAAAGGCAAGTATTACAACCGCCGTAAACTGGTGTCAGTAGTATTACTCATCTTGTTTTTTGGGGCACCATTGATCAAAATAGATGGCAACCCTTTGTTTTTGTTCAATGTATTTGAGCGCAAGTTTGTCTTGTTTGGCAGGTTATTCCTTCCGGCAGACTTTCACCTTTTTGTACTTGCTACCATCACTTTTTTTATATTCATCATTTTGTTTACTGTAGCCTATGGGCGTGTATGGTGTGGTTGGGCTTGCCCCCAAACTATATTTATGGAAATGGTTTTTCGCCGCATAGAGTACTGGATAGAAGGTGACGCCAACCAACAGCGGAAACTCAATAAACGCCCCTGGGACAAAGACAAAGTCATTCGTAAAACAAGCAAGCAACTTATTTTCTTCGCCATTTCACTGCTTATTGCCCACGCTGCTATGGCGTATATGGTAGGCATTGAGCAAACCATTGCTATTGCCTCCAAACCTCCGACGGAAAACCTTGCCGGATTTGTTGGGTTAATGGCGTTTACGGGAGTTTTTTATGGCGTATTTGCCAAGTTTCGCGAGCAGGCTTGTATAGCGGTATGTCCTTATGGTCGCTTACAAAGCGTGTTACTTACCAAAGATTCGGTAGGGGTAGCTTATGACTTTGAACGTGGTGAACCCAGGGGAAAACTCAAGAAAAAACAAAGTGCCGCAAATAGCAATAAACCGTTGAACCTGGATGATTTGGAAAAACCACAAGGCGACTGTGTAGACTGTAAGCTTTGTGTGCATGTGTGCCCCACTGGTATCGATATTCGCAATGGCTCGCAAATGGAGTGTGTAAACTGCACTGCTTGTATAGATGCTTGCGATGCTGTGATGGAAAAGATAGAAAAGCCCAAGGGGTTGATCAGGTATGCCTCGCACAATAACATTGAAAACAAAACCAACTGGAAACTACGCAATCCACGGGTGCTTGCTTACACCGCCGTTTTATTTATTCTTATTGGCTTACAGGCTTTTTTATTGATGGAGCGTGGCAAGTATGAGGTTACTTTATTGCGTGCGCCAGGTTCTTTGTACAGCGAACTACCTAATGGTAATATTACCAATGTATACAATGCCCGCATTATCAATAAGAGCAACGAAAATGCCTCTTTTACTTTTAAACTTAAAAATAGCAAGGGTAAGATTCACTTTGCGGGTAATACGCTCAAAGTAGCAAAAAGTGAAACTGCTGAGGGGGTGTTTGTTCTGGAACTACCTCCAGGTGAGGTAAAATCTCTTAAAACTGAGGTAGAAATAGAGGTATGGGATAGCAAACAAAAAATAGAAACTATCCATACAGTATTTTTAGGGCCAGGAGGCTGA
- a CDS encoding globin domain-containing protein — protein MTTQDINLVRNSWVSVLAHRDEAGDIFYNYLFKQNPQVKRLFQSNTHIQNQKLMSSITLIVTKLNKLDNIKEEVKFLAKRHVNYQVKPAYFTAFGNAFLYMLAQVLGNAWTHEMKTAWKKVYQLISQAMIEGLTDKTDH, from the coding sequence ATGACAACACAAGACATAAATTTAGTGCGCAATTCGTGGGTATCGGTATTGGCGCATCGAGATGAGGCAGGCGATATTTTTTACAACTACTTGTTTAAGCAAAATCCACAAGTGAAACGCTTGTTTCAATCAAACACACATATCCAAAATCAAAAGCTGATGTCTTCTATCACTTTGATTGTTACCAAGTTGAACAAACTGGACAACATAAAAGAAGAAGTAAAGTTTTTGGCAAAACGACATGTAAACTATCAAGTAAAGCCAGCCTATTTTACGGCTTTTGGCAATGCATTTCTTTATATGCTTGCTCAAGTGTTGGGCAATGCCTGGACACACGAAATGAAAACTGCCTGGAAAAAAGTATATCAGTTGATTTCTCAGGCTATGATAGAGGGGCTTACAGACAAAACAGATCATTGA
- a CDS encoding cbb3-type cytochrome c oxidase N-terminal domain-containing protein, which translates to MRQLIYKIWQKTGLLKLNKKAKWLAAMLTLFSVAPLWAQGTAAKESSYFGMPKSEFMMVMLIVLLIVAAVLVLTVSMYVVSMLNIILLKDQREKGLKPDGLLTGMWKNWMNKQNYRVALEDEEDIMLDHEYDGIRELDNHLPPWWTALFYICIVFAVVYIALYEVTGTLPNQIEEFETEMAVAAKQVEAYKKTQANNIDENSVKFVKDDATALDGGKAIFVKNCVTCHGKNAEGGIGPNLTDAYWLYGGDIKGVFKTIKYGAKNGMKAWKKDLKPEEMQNVASYILTLQGTKPANAKEPQGKKLEAKK; encoded by the coding sequence ATGAGACAACTAATTTATAAGATCTGGCAAAAAACGGGTCTGCTTAAACTCAATAAAAAAGCAAAGTGGCTGGCGGCAATGCTCACTTTGTTCAGTGTTGCTCCATTATGGGCACAAGGAACTGCCGCCAAAGAATCAAGCTATTTTGGTATGCCCAAATCTGAATTTATGATGGTAATGCTCATTGTATTACTAATTGTGGCTGCAGTATTGGTGCTTACAGTGTCTATGTATGTGGTATCTATGCTCAACATTATTTTGTTGAAAGACCAACGCGAAAAAGGCTTGAAACCTGACGGTTTGCTCACTGGTATGTGGAAAAACTGGATGAACAAGCAAAACTACCGGGTGGCACTTGAAGACGAGGAAGACATTATGCTTGACCACGAGTATGATGGCATTCGCGAATTGGACAACCACTTGCCCCCATGGTGGACAGCACTCTTTTATATCTGTATTGTGTTTGCGGTGGTATATATTGCCTTGTATGAGGTAACAGGTACATTGCCTAACCAAATAGAAGAGTTTGAAACCGAAATGGCGGTGGCTGCCAAGCAGGTAGAGGCTTACAAAAAAACTCAGGCAAACAACATTGACGAAAACAGTGTGAAGTTTGTAAAAGATGATGCCACTGCGCTTGATGGTGGTAAAGCAATTTTTGTCAAGAACTGCGTTACCTGTCACGGTAAAAATGCAGAGGGAGGCATCGGCCCTAACCTTACTGACGCCTACTGGTTGTATGGTGGCGACATTAAAGGAGTGTTTAAAACCATTAAATATGGGGCTAAAAACGGGATGAAGGCTTGGAAGAAAGACTTAAAGCCTGAAGAGATGCAAAATGTGGCAAGTTATATTTTGACTCTACAGGGTACCAAACCTGCCAACGCCAAAGAACCTCAAGGTAAAAAACTGGAAGCAAAGAAATAG
- the ccoN gene encoding cytochrome-c oxidase, cbb3-type subunit I, which produces MQVEKFRYDNGIVRLFVIATVVFAIVGMTVGLLIAIQLFAPQFNFGIPYTSFGRIRPLHTNAIIFAFVGNAMFAGVYYSMQRLLKARMFSDALSRVHFWGWQLIIVAAAITLPLGITTSHEYAELEWPIDIAITLIWVVFGINMIGTIIKRRERHMYVAIWFYIATFITVAVLHVVNSFELPISFTKSYYLYAGVQDALVQWWYGHNAVAFFLTTPFLGIMYYYLPKAANRPVYSYKLSIIHFWALIFIYIWAGPHHLLYTSLPGWAQSLGVVFSIMLIAPSWGGMLNGLLTLRGAWDRVREDPILKFMVVAITAYGMATFEGPMLSLKNVNAIAHYTDWIVAHVHVGGLGWNGFIIFGMLYWMVPRMWQTKLFSTRLANIHFWIGTLGIIFYALPMYWAGFTQSLMWKQFEPDGLLTYKNFLDTTLQIVPMYALRAFGGLLYLTGAFIMAYNLWKTAAQGKFLANEDAEAPPMETKQHAVHKGAWHRVLERKPILFTVLTTIAILIGGLIELMPTFLIQSNVPTIAAVKPYTPLELEGRDLYIREGCVGCHSQMIRPFRSEVERYDPDGGQYSKAGEFVYDHPFLWGSKRTGPDLHRLGGKYGHNWHYRHMLDPRLTSPGSIMPPYPWLMTQTYDRDGIKAKINAMRTLGVPYPEGFENQAADEMDKQATEIVTQLAKDKIKVSKDKEIVALIAYLQRLGTDIKVKDQDQVSQK; this is translated from the coding sequence ATGCAAGTAGAAAAATTTCGGTACGACAATGGGATTGTGAGGCTATTTGTCATTGCCACTGTAGTATTTGCTATTGTGGGGATGACGGTAGGGCTTTTGATAGCCATACAACTCTTTGCTCCTCAATTCAACTTCGGAATACCCTACACCTCGTTTGGGCGTATCCGACCCCTCCACACCAACGCCATCATATTTGCCTTTGTAGGTAACGCTATGTTTGCCGGGGTGTATTACTCTATGCAACGTTTGCTCAAAGCCCGTATGTTTAGCGATGCACTGAGCCGGGTTCACTTCTGGGGCTGGCAACTGATCATAGTTGCAGCAGCTATCACATTGCCTCTGGGTATCACTACCAGCCACGAATACGCTGAGCTTGAGTGGCCTATAGACATTGCCATTACCCTGATTTGGGTGGTGTTTGGTATCAATATGATTGGTACCATTATCAAGCGACGTGAACGACATATGTATGTGGCTATTTGGTTTTACATAGCTACCTTTATCACAGTAGCAGTATTGCACGTGGTAAACTCATTTGAGTTGCCTATTAGCTTTACCAAAAGTTATTATTTGTATGCCGGCGTACAAGACGCACTGGTGCAGTGGTGGTATGGACATAACGCGGTGGCGTTTTTCTTAACTACTCCATTTTTGGGTATTATGTATTATTACCTACCCAAAGCAGCCAATCGTCCGGTATATTCTTACAAGCTCTCTATTATTCACTTCTGGGCATTGATATTTATTTACATATGGGCAGGTCCTCACCACTTATTATATACCTCATTGCCAGGTTGGGCACAGAGCTTAGGGGTGGTTTTTTCTATTATGTTGATTGCTCCTTCATGGGGGGGTATGTTGAATGGTCTTTTGACTTTGCGTGGCGCTTGGGACAGGGTACGTGAAGACCCCATTCTTAAGTTTATGGTAGTGGCGATTACTGCTTATGGTATGGCTACTTTTGAAGGTCCAATGCTGTCGTTAAAGAATGTAAATGCCATTGCTCACTATACCGACTGGATCGTAGCACACGTACACGTGGGTGGTTTGGGCTGGAACGGCTTCATTATTTTTGGTATGCTTTACTGGATGGTACCACGTATGTGGCAAACCAAGTTGTTTTCTACCCGCCTTGCCAATATTCACTTCTGGATAGGTACCCTCGGAATCATTTTTTATGCTTTGCCTATGTATTGGGCTGGTTTTACCCAAAGCTTGATGTGGAAACAGTTTGAGCCAGATGGTTTGCTTACTTACAAAAACTTTTTGGATACTACCCTACAGATTGTTCCTATGTATGCGCTCCGTGCTTTTGGTGGTTTGCTTTACCTTACAGGTGCTTTCATTATGGCGTATAACCTTTGGAAAACGGCCGCGCAGGGTAAGTTTCTTGCCAACGAAGATGCTGAGGCTCCTCCTATGGAAACCAAACAACATGCGGTACACAAAGGTGCCTGGCACCGGGTACTTGAGCGTAAGCCTATTTTGTTTACGGTATTGACTACCATTGCTATTTTGATTGGGGGATTGATAGAGTTGATGCCTACTTTCCTGATTCAGTCTAATGTGCCTACTATTGCCGCAGTGAAACCTTATACGCCACTAGAGCTCGAAGGGCGCGACTTGTATATAAGAGAAGGTTGTGTAGGATGCCACTCTCAAATGATTCGTCCGTTCCGCTCTGAGGTAGAACGCTACGACCCTGACGGAGGACAATACTCTAAAGCCGGCGAGTTTGTATACGATCACCCATTTTTGTGGGGGTCTAAACGTACTGGTCCTGATTTGCACCGTTTGGGTGGCAAGTATGGACACAACTGGCACTATCGCCACATGCTCGATCCACGCCTTACATCTCCGGGTTCTATTATGCCTCCTTACCCTTGGCTCATGACCCAAACTTATGACAGAGACGGTATCAAGGCTAAAATAAATGCGATGAGAACTTTGGGAGTTCCTTATCCTGAAGGGTTTGAAAATCAGGCCGCTGATGAAATGGACAAGCAAGCTACTGAGATAGTGACGCAACTTGCCAAGGATAAAATAAAGGTAAGCAAAGACAAAGAGATTGTGGCTTTGATTGCCTACCTGCAGCGCCTGGGAACCGACATTAAGGTAAAAGACCAAGATCAGGTCAGCCAAAAATAA
- a CDS encoding aspartate aminotransferase family protein, whose product MKLFDVYPLFDIEPTKAKGAYVWDKTGQKYLDLYGGHAVISIGHSHPHYVQRINEQLQQIGFYSNSVQNSLQAQLATKLGELSGYDDYTLFLCNSGAEANENALKLASFHTGRSKILAFAKGFHGRTSATVAATDNPKIVAPINANHAVVRVPWGDLEATKTELDQHDIAAVIIEGIQGVGGVQVPDPVFLEGLAQACKAAGTVLILDEIQSGYGRSGKFFAHQYSTIRPDLITMAKGMGNGFPVGGALISSGFEPWHGMLGTTFGGNHLACVASIAVLEVLEQEKLMNNAHQVGDYLMKQLKNIGAVKDLRGQGLMIGLEFDFEIRDLRKQLLFEHHIFTGASGAHTLRLLPPLGIGQTEADMFIEALQVVLSKVVS is encoded by the coding sequence ATGAAACTATTTGATGTTTACCCCTTATTTGACATAGAGCCTACCAAAGCCAAAGGAGCTTATGTATGGGACAAAACCGGGCAAAAATATTTGGACTTGTACGGAGGGCATGCAGTGATTTCTATTGGGCATAGTCACCCGCATTATGTACAGCGTATCAATGAGCAACTCCAGCAAATAGGTTTTTATTCCAACTCGGTGCAAAATTCATTGCAAGCGCAATTGGCCACAAAACTGGGCGAGCTCTCTGGTTATGATGATTATACCTTGTTTTTGTGTAACTCTGGCGCTGAAGCCAATGAAAATGCTTTAAAACTAGCTTCGTTTCATACGGGGCGCAGTAAAATATTGGCTTTTGCCAAAGGCTTTCACGGGCGTACCTCGGCAACAGTAGCCGCTACCGACAATCCTAAAATAGTGGCGCCAATCAATGCCAATCACGCGGTGGTAAGAGTGCCTTGGGGCGATTTAGAAGCTACCAAAACTGAGTTGGACCAGCACGACATAGCTGCGGTAATTATAGAAGGCATACAGGGCGTAGGAGGTGTACAAGTGCCTGATCCGGTGTTTTTAGAGGGATTGGCGCAAGCTTGTAAAGCGGCTGGTACGGTCTTAATTTTAGACGAAATACAGTCAGGCTATGGTCGTTCGGGTAAGTTCTTTGCCCATCAATACAGTACTATTAGGCCTGACCTCATTACCATGGCAAAAGGCATGGGCAACGGGTTTCCGGTGGGAGGTGCATTGATCAGCTCAGGGTTTGAGCCTTGGCATGGAATGTTGGGTACTACCTTTGGCGGCAACCATTTGGCGTGCGTGGCAAGCATTGCTGTACTGGAAGTGTTGGAACAAGAAAAGCTCATGAATAACGCTCACCAAGTGGGTGATTATTTGATGAAACAACTCAAAAACATAGGCGCAGTGAAGGATTTGAGAGGACAGGGACTGATGATTGGGTTGGAGTTTGATTTTGAAATCAGGGATTTACGTAAGCAATTGTTATTTGAACATCATATTTTTACCGGGGCATCGGGGGCCCATACTTTGCGCTTGTTGCCTCCTTTGGGCATTGGGCAAACCGAAGCAGATATGTTTATCGAGGCTTTGCAAGTTGTATTAAGTAAAGTGGTTTCTTGA
- a CDS encoding aspartate aminotransferase family protein has translation MNLFEVYPSFDVEPVKGKGVYVQDTQGQQYLDLYGGHAVMSVGHSHPHYIQSIAHQLNSLGFYSNSTQNSLQKQLAHQLTQLSGYTDYSLFLCNTGAEANESAFTLASYHTQRRKILTFTRGFHGRTSAAIAVTDMPQKLAPVNTVHEVVRVPLNDIESVAQHLKSGEVAAVIVEGIQGYGGIHVPNPQFLTQLQQLCHDTQTVLIADEIQSGYGRSGKFFAHQYTHLRPDIITVAKGMGNGFPIGGVLISPQFTPRKGMLGTTFGGNHLACAAGIAVLEIIEKEGLIQNAAEVGNYMQQRLRAIEGIKEVRGKGLMIGVEFDFPVAELRKQLVYKHHIFTGVSGTHVLRILPPLKLAKTDVDLFATALQQILNNMMAVCV, from the coding sequence ATGAACTTATTTGAAGTATATCCATCGTTTGATGTAGAGCCGGTAAAAGGCAAAGGAGTATATGTGCAAGACACCCAAGGGCAACAGTATTTAGATTTGTACGGAGGGCATGCGGTCATGTCGGTAGGGCATAGTCACCCACATTATATCCAAAGCATTGCCCACCAGTTAAACAGTCTGGGGTTTTACTCTAACTCAACCCAAAACTCTTTACAAAAACAGCTTGCTCATCAACTTACCCAGTTGTCAGGCTATACCGATTACTCGTTGTTTTTGTGCAATACCGGAGCCGAAGCCAACGAAAGTGCTTTTACGCTGGCTTCGTACCACACCCAACGGCGTAAAATTCTCACTTTTACCCGTGGCTTTCATGGGCGCACCTCGGCTGCGATTGCGGTAACTGATATGCCCCAAAAACTGGCGCCTGTAAACACGGTACACGAGGTGGTCAGGGTACCTTTAAACGATATTGAAAGCGTTGCTCAACATTTGAAGTCGGGCGAAGTGGCGGCAGTCATTGTAGAAGGCATTCAAGGCTATGGCGGCATCCATGTGCCCAACCCTCAGTTTTTGACTCAACTGCAGCAACTTTGCCACGATACCCAAACTGTTTTGATTGCCGATGAAATACAATCGGGTTATGGGCGTTCGGGTAAATTCTTTGCTCACCAATACACCCACCTCCGCCCCGACATTATCACTGTGGCAAAGGGTATGGGCAATGGTTTTCCGATTGGCGGGGTATTGATTAGCCCTCAGTTTACCCCACGCAAGGGAATGCTGGGCACCACTTTTGGCGGCAACCATTTGGCGTGTGCGGCAGGCATTGCTGTCCTTGAGATTATTGAAAAAGAGGGGTTGATACAAAATGCTGCGGAGGTAGGCAATTATATGCAACAACGTCTGCGGGCGATAGAGGGCATCAAAGAGGTACGCGGCAAGGGATTGATGATAGGCGTAGAGTTCGATTTTCCGGTAGCTGAGTTGCGCAAACAATTGGTATACAAGCACCATATTTTTACTGGGGTATCGGGCACACACGTATTGCGCATATTGCCTCCGCTCAAGCTTGCCAAAACCGATGTAGACTTGTTTGCCACTGCTTTGCAACAAATCTTGAACAATATGATGGCGGTGTGTGTGTGA
- the argC gene encoding N-acetyl-gamma-glutamyl-phosphate reductase, with amino-acid sequence MKTGIIGGAGYTAGELLRLLVNHPHIDIAFVHSNSQAGKPVHHVHQDLAGDIALAFTNQLFLDEVDLIFLCMGHGQSQLFLEKNAPLPPQLKVIDLSHDFRLKRPGHSFVYGLPELNKSSIQGSQYIANPGCFATAIQLALLPLAAQQVLNNEVHVHAITGSTGAGQAPGATTHFSWRNNNVSVYKAFQHQHLGEIGQSIQQLQTGFERAINFIPVRGNFSRGIMASVYTECDWTTEEATQYYQDYYHDHPFVLVSDTNPDLKQVVNTNKALLYVEKHDNKLLIISMIDNLLKGASGQAVQNMNLIFGWDETTALKLKSIGF; translated from the coding sequence ATGAAAACAGGAATTATCGGGGGCGCGGGTTATACCGCCGGAGAGTTGCTCAGACTATTGGTCAACCACCCCCACATCGACATTGCCTTTGTGCATAGCAACAGTCAGGCGGGCAAGCCAGTGCATCACGTTCACCAAGATTTGGCTGGAGACATTGCACTGGCGTTTACGAACCAATTGTTTTTAGACGAAGTTGATCTTATATTTTTGTGCATGGGGCACGGGCAATCTCAATTGTTTTTGGAAAAAAACGCTCCATTGCCACCCCAGCTCAAGGTTATAGACTTAAGCCACGATTTTAGGCTTAAGCGCCCCGGTCATAGCTTTGTGTATGGTTTGCCCGAATTGAACAAAAGCAGCATACAAGGCAGCCAATACATAGCCAATCCGGGATGCTTTGCCACTGCCATCCAACTCGCTTTGTTGCCATTGGCAGCCCAACAAGTCTTAAACAATGAAGTGCATGTGCATGCCATTACGGGGTCTACCGGGGCAGGACAAGCACCAGGAGCCACTACCCATTTTAGCTGGAGAAATAATAATGTGTCGGTGTACAAAGCTTTTCAACACCAACACCTTGGCGAAATAGGGCAAAGCATACAACAGTTACAAACAGGCTTTGAACGGGCAATTAATTTTATCCCGGTAAGGGGCAATTTTAGTCGAGGCATTATGGCATCGGTGTATACCGAATGTGATTGGACAACTGAAGAAGCTACTCAGTATTACCAAGACTATTACCACGATCATCCTTTTGTGCTTGTCAGCGATACCAACCCTGATTTGAAACAGGTGGTCAATACCAATAAAGCCCTGTTGTATGTTGAAAAACACGATAATAAGCTGCTTATTATCAGTATGATTGATAATTTGTTAAAAGGAGCTTCCGGGCAGGCTGTCCAGAATATGAACCTGATTTTTGGCTGGGACGAAACCACTGCTTTAAAATTAAAATCGATCGGGTTCTGA
- a CDS encoding argininosuccinate synthase, with product MTDTSNNKVVLAFSGGLDTSYCAQYLAQEKGMEVYAVAVNTGGFSDEELKQIAQRAEQLNVVDFKVLDCTNQYYEECVKYLIFGNILRNQTYPLSVSAERMFQALAVANYTQELGAKYVAHGSTGAGNDQVRFDLAFQIIMPEVEIITPIRDLQLSREAEIDYLKANGIHDDWEKAAYSINQGLWGTSVGGKETLTSHQPLPEEAYPSQLQQTEPLQVTLVFAQGELKGLQWGNEAAQTYHNPVDAINQLNKLAAPYAIGRDVHVGDTIIGIKGRVGFEAAAPLIIIKGHHTLEKHTLTKWQQYWKEQLGNWYGMLLHEGQYLDPVMRNIEHFLADTQTTVSGQVFVQLHPYRFEIAGIASDHDLMQAKFGHYGEMNREWSGDDVKGFTKILGNAHKIYHSVNKV from the coding sequence ATGACTGATACAAGCAACAACAAAGTAGTGCTGGCGTTTAGCGGAGGGTTAGACACCTCTTACTGTGCCCAATACCTTGCCCAGGAGAAGGGCATGGAGGTATACGCTGTGGCGGTAAACACGGGGGGATTTTCTGACGAGGAGCTCAAGCAGATTGCCCAACGCGCCGAACAATTGAACGTGGTAGATTTTAAAGTGCTCGATTGCACCAATCAATACTACGAAGAATGCGTGAAATACCTCATTTTTGGCAACATATTGCGTAACCAAACCTATCCCTTGTCGGTAAGTGCGGAGCGTATGTTTCAGGCATTGGCTGTAGCCAACTATACCCAAGAGTTGGGGGCCAAATATGTGGCACACGGCAGCACGGGGGCAGGCAACGATCAGGTACGCTTTGACCTGGCGTTTCAGATTATCATGCCCGAAGTAGAAATTATTACCCCCATTCGTGACTTGCAGCTTTCGCGTGAAGCGGAAATAGACTACCTCAAAGCGAATGGCATTCACGATGATTGGGAAAAAGCAGCTTATTCTATCAACCAAGGGCTTTGGGGTACAAGTGTAGGCGGCAAAGAAACTCTCACCTCGCACCAGCCTTTGCCCGAAGAGGCATACCCCAGCCAACTACAGCAAACCGAGCCATTGCAGGTAACTTTAGTTTTTGCACAAGGCGAACTGAAGGGCTTGCAATGGGGCAATGAGGCAGCCCAAACATACCACAACCCGGTAGATGCCATCAATCAACTGAACAAATTGGCCGCACCTTATGCCATTGGGCGCGATGTGCACGTGGGCGACACCATTATTGGCATCAAGGGCAGGGTAGGCTTTGAGGCAGCGGCACCGCTCATCATTATCAAGGGGCACCATACCTTAGAAAAACACACCTTGACCAAATGGCAACAGTACTGGAAAGAGCAACTAGGCAACTGGTACGGAATGTTGCTACACGAGGGGCAATACCTCGACCCAGTGATGCGTAACATTGAACACTTTTTGGCAGATACCCAAACCACCGTGAGCGGGCAGGTATTTGTACAACTACACCCCTACAGGTTTGAGATAGCCGGCATTGCTTCTGACCACGACTTGATGCAAGCCAAGTTTGGGCACTATGGCGAAATGAACCGCGAATGGTCGGGCGACGATGTGAAGGGTTTTACTAAAATACTGGGCAATGCCCACAAAATATATCATTCAGTGAATAAGGTATAA